From Daucus carota subsp. sativus chromosome 6, DH1 v3.0, whole genome shotgun sequence, the proteins below share one genomic window:
- the LOC108227017 gene encoding transcription factor TCP12 encodes MYPYDDIQETSLFVFPDSICADPSSTDQDFLPSSLLNIVFPPDLLGFNHEGMLFHDELHQGGSVQEMVIPEGVCGAKKRRLSSGGSSRLREQIRVNRRCKKDRHSKITTANGCSRGRRMRLSLNVAKEFFELQDMLGHDKASKTVKWLLEKSENAINEETQKRVFGMKGSPCPSTSVVSAIDELQPDASRKGKTRGGTHKLGASHASTRKLREKARERARKRTLQKKGLLLVSGFTDNYGSRVDNCPQGTNAGAAFPSLSCEKSAAAGNKFLNLSTSYAARDLEVEDIVNYSKQQPDSFEGGTNTELINDHSFFISNNWNPYTIFNLHNNSGTPL; translated from the coding sequence ATGTATCCTTATGATGACATCCAAGAAACAAGCTTGTTTGTGTTTCCTGATAGCATTTGTGCAGACCCCAGCTCAACAGATCAAGATTTTTTGCCTTCTTCGTTGCTTAATATTGTGTTCCCTCCTGATTTACTCGGTTTCAACCACGAGGGGATGTTGTTTCATGATGAATTGCACCAGGGGGGTAGTGTTCAAGAAATGGTGATCCCTGAGGGTGTTTGTGGTGCCAAGAAGAGGAGGTTATCAAGTGGAGGGTCTTCGAGGCTTCGTGAGCAGATTCGGGTGAATAGGAGGTGCAAGAAAGATAGGCATAGCAAGATTACGACAGCAAATGGTTGCTCTAGAGGCAGAAGAATGAGGCTTTCACTAAATGTTGCTAAGGAGTTTTTTGAGTTACAAGATATGCTGGGACATGATAAGGCTAGCAAGACGGTGAAATGGTTGCTTGAGAAATCTGAAAATGCCATCAATGAGGAGACTCAAAAGCGCGTCTTTGGAATGAAGGGCAGCCCTTGTCCATCCACCTCAGTGGTGTCTGCAATTGATGAGCTTCAACCCGATGCCTCGAGAAAGGGGAAGACAAGAGGAGGAACTCATAAATTAGGCGCATCTCATGCTTCTACAAGAAAATTAAGGGAAAAAGCAAGAGAAAGGGCAAGGAAGAGAACACTACAAAAGAAAGGGCTTCTGCTTGTCAGTGGTTTTACTGATAATTATGGATCCAGGGTAGACAATTGTCCACAAGGTACTAACGCTGGGGCTGCTTTTCCTTCACTGAGTTGCGAAAAATCTGCAGCAGCTGGGAACAAGTTTCTCAATCTGAGCACTAGTTATGCAGCTCGTGACCTGGAGGTTGAAGACATAGTAAACTATAGCAAGCAGCAACCAGACAGTTTTGAAGGGGGTACTAATACAGAACTTATAAATGATCATTCATTTTTCATAAGTAACAACTGGAATCCCTACACCATCTTCAATCTGCATAACAATTCAGGAACTCCACTGTAA